The Podarcis raffonei isolate rPodRaf1 chromosome 2, rPodRaf1.pri, whole genome shotgun sequence genome window below encodes:
- the DRD1 gene encoding D(1A) dopamine receptor: MIWNNTTMDGEGMLVKRDSCFRILTGCFLSLLILSTLLGNTLVCAAVIRFRHLRSKVTNFFVISLAVSDLLVAVLVMPWKAVAEIAGFWPFGSFCNIWVAFDIMCSTASILNLCVISVDRYWAISSPFRYERKMTPRAAFIMISVAWTLSVLISFIPVQLNWHKAKTTSFLDLNSTFQGVAMDNCDSSLNRMYAISSSLISFYIPVAIMIVTYTRIYRIAQKQIRRISALERAAVHAKNCQTPAGNGSSMDCQQPESSFKMSFKRETKVLKTLSVIMGVFVCCWLPFFILNCMVPFCEPTIQSKGAEPFCISSATFDVFVWFGWANSSLNPIIYAFNADFRKAFSTLLGCYRLCPASINAIETVSINNNGGIAFSSQLEPRGSSPKECNLVYLIPHAVICPEEDDMAKKEEEGELSKTLEKISPALSGILDFEADVSLEKINPITQNGQHKT, translated from the coding sequence ATGATTTGGAACAACACCACTATGGACGGGGAAGGGATGCTTGTGAAAAGGGATTCCTGCTTTCGGATCCTCACCGGCTGCTTCCTTTCCTTGCTGATTCTTTCCACGCTCCTAGGGAACACACTGGTCTGTGCCGCGGTCATCAGGTTCCGCCACCTGAGGTCCAAGGTGACcaacttctttgtgatctctCTGGCAGTCTCAGACTTGTTAGTAGCCGTCTTGGTCATGCCTTGGAAAGCCGTGGCGGAGATAGCTGGATTCTGGCCTTTTGGGTCCTTCTGTAATATTTGGGTGGCATTTGATATCATGTGTTCCACAGCCTCCATCTTAAACCTGTGTGTCATCAGTGTGGACAGATATTGGGCCATCTCCAGCCCATTTAGGTATGAGAGGAAAATGACCCCAAGGGCAGCCTTCATTATGATCAGTGTGGCATGGACTTTGTCTGTGCTGATCTCCTTCATCCCAGTGCAGCTGAACTGGCACAAGGCTAAAACCACCAGCTTCTTAGACCTGAACTCCACTTTCCAAGGGGTAGCTATGGACAACTGTGACTCCAGCTTAAACAGGATGTACGCCATCTCTTCCTCCCTCATCAGCTTCTACATCCCAGTGGCCATCATGATAGTCACCTATACGAGGATATACAGGATTGCTCAGAAGCAAATCAGGCGCATTTCCGCCTTGGAAAGAGCAGCCGTGCACGCCAAAAACTGCCAAACCCCCGCCGGCAATGGAAGCAGCATGGATTGCCAGCAGCCAGAAAGTTCCTTCAAAATGTCCTTCAAGAGAGAAACGAAAGTCTTGAAGACTTTGTCGGTGATcatgggggtgtttgtgtgctgcTGGTTACCCTTTTTCATACTGAACTGCATGGTGCCCTTCTGTGAGCCCACCATACAATCCAAGGGAGCAGAACCGTTTTGTATTAGTTCTGCCACTTTTGACGTCTTTGTTTGGTTCGGATGGGCCAACTCTTCACTGAACCCCATCATCTATGCCTTCAACGCAGACTTCCGCAAGGCATTCTCTACTCTCTTGGGATGCTACAGACTCTGTCCCGCTTCCATCAATGCGATAGAGACGGTTAGTATTAACAACAATGGGGGCATAGCCTTTTCCAGTCAGCTTGAGCCCAGAGGGTCCAGCCCCAAAGAATGCAATTTAGTCTATCTGATCCCCCATGCTGTTATATGCCCAGAAGAAGATGACATGGcgaaaaaggaagaggagggggaactgTCTAAAACGTTGGAGAAAATTTCTCCAGCCCTATCAGGTATCTTGGATTTTGAAGCTGACGTTTCTTTGGAAAAGATCAACCCCATCACACAAAATGGTCAGCATAAAACCTGA